A stretch of Shumkonia mesophila DNA encodes these proteins:
- a CDS encoding cupin domain-containing protein, which yields MTDFATKRLAVDPDVVAPDGSDVRILLGLAGGGAAHFQLAPGKTSRAVTHRTVEEIWFFVGGLGEMWRRQGTREEIVAVEPGVCLTIPLGTHFQFRALGDKPLAAVGITMPPWPGEGEAIAVEGKWPPTV from the coding sequence ATGACCGATTTCGCCACCAAGCGGCTCGCCGTCGATCCTGACGTGGTTGCCCCGGACGGCTCCGACGTGCGCATCCTGCTCGGCCTCGCCGGGGGCGGCGCCGCCCATTTCCAACTCGCCCCGGGAAAAACGTCGCGGGCGGTGACGCACCGCACCGTCGAGGAAATCTGGTTCTTCGTCGGCGGCTTGGGCGAGATGTGGCGCCGGCAGGGAACCCGCGAGGAGATCGTCGCCGTCGAGCCGGGCGTGTGCCTGACCATCCCGCTGGGAACCCATTTCCAGTTCCGCGCCTTGGGGGACAAGCCCTTGGCCGCCGTCGGCATCACCATGCCGCCCTGGCCGGGCGAGGGTGAGGCCATTGCCGTGGAAGGCAAGTGGCCGCCGACGGTGTGA
- the arsB gene encoding ACR3 family arsenite efflux transporter has product MGIFERYLTLWVALCIVGGIALGQVVPDVFQAFGRMEVAKVNIPVAVLIWLMVIPMLLKVDFGAIGQVRQHWRGIGVTLFINWAVKPFSMAALGWLFIRYLFAPYLPAEQIDSYIAGLIILAAAPCTAMVFVWSHLCDGEPHFTLSQVALNDTIMIFAFAPIVGLLLGLSSIAVPWETLFLSVVLYIVIPVILAQLWRRGLVRNGDDGALQAVLARLHPVSLGALLVTLVLLFGFQGEQIIAQPLIIALLAVPILIQVYFNAGLAYLLNRKVGAAHCVAGPSALIGASNFFELAVATAISLFGFQSGAALATVVGVLIEVPVMLSVVGIVTRTQAWYERGRVAP; this is encoded by the coding sequence ATGGGGATTTTCGAGCGCTACCTGACGCTGTGGGTGGCGCTCTGCATCGTCGGCGGCATCGCGCTGGGCCAGGTCGTGCCCGATGTCTTCCAGGCGTTCGGCCGCATGGAGGTGGCCAAGGTCAATATCCCGGTCGCCGTGCTGATCTGGCTGATGGTCATTCCCATGCTGCTCAAGGTCGATTTCGGCGCCATCGGCCAGGTCCGCCAACACTGGCGGGGCATCGGCGTCACGCTGTTCATCAACTGGGCGGTCAAGCCGTTCTCGATGGCGGCGCTGGGCTGGCTGTTCATCCGCTATCTGTTCGCGCCGTACCTGCCGGCCGAGCAGATCGATTCCTACATCGCCGGGCTGATCATCCTGGCTGCCGCCCCCTGTACCGCCATGGTCTTCGTATGGAGCCACCTGTGCGACGGCGAGCCCCACTTCACGCTTTCCCAGGTGGCGCTGAACGACACCATCATGATCTTCGCCTTCGCGCCGATCGTCGGCCTGCTGCTCGGGCTTTCCTCCATCGCCGTGCCGTGGGAAACGCTCTTCCTCTCGGTCGTGCTTTACATCGTCATTCCGGTGATCCTTGCCCAGTTGTGGCGGCGCGGCTTGGTCAGGAACGGCGACGACGGCGCGCTCCAGGCCGTGCTGGCGCGCCTGCACCCGGTGTCGCTGGGGGCGCTGCTGGTGACTCTCGTGCTGCTGTTCGGCTTCCAGGGCGAGCAGATCATCGCCCAGCCCCTGATCATCGCGCTGCTGGCGGTGCCGATTCTGATCCAGGTCTATTTCAACGCCGGGCTGGCCTATCTGCTGAACCGCAAGGTCGGCGCCGCCCACTGCGTGGCGGGGCCGTCGGCGCTGATCGGCGCCAGCAACTTCTTCGAACTGGCGGTGGCCACCGCCATCAGCCTGTTCGGCTTCCAGTCCGGCGCCGCCTTGGCCACCGTGGTCGGCGTCCTGATCGAGGTGCCGGTGATGCTCTCGGTGGTCGGCATCGTCACCCGCACGCAGGCGTGGTACGAGCGGGGACGGGTGGCGCCATGA
- a CDS encoding arsenate reductase ArsC has protein sequence MTEKVFNVLFLCTGNSARSIMAEAIMNSLGKGKFRAYSAGSHPSGRVHPLALDTLRIAGLPTGGARSKAWDEFAEPGAPVMDFVFTVCDNAAGEVCPVWPGQPMTAHWGVEDPATFEGTDAERRAFFLKVFRMLQNRIAVFASLPVASLDRQSLHSRVKDIGRMGDEAASAADPA, from the coding sequence ATGACCGAGAAAGTCTTCAACGTTCTGTTCCTGTGCACCGGCAATTCGGCGCGCAGCATCATGGCCGAGGCGATCATGAACAGCCTGGGCAAAGGCAAGTTCCGGGCCTACAGCGCCGGCAGCCATCCGTCCGGCCGCGTGCATCCCCTGGCGCTCGACACCTTGCGCATCGCCGGGCTGCCCACCGGGGGGGCGCGCTCCAAGGCCTGGGACGAGTTCGCCGAGCCGGGCGCGCCGGTGATGGATTTCGTCTTCACCGTCTGCGACAACGCGGCCGGCGAGGTTTGCCCGGTGTGGCCCGGCCAGCCGATGACGGCCCATTGGGGGGTCGAAGACCCGGCCACCTTCGAGGGAACGGACGCCGAGCGGCGGGCCTTCTTCCTCAAGGTGTTCCGCATGCTGCAGAACCGCATCGCGGTGTTCGCCAGCCTTCCGGTCGCCTCGCTGGACAGGCAATCGCTGCACAGCCGCGTCAAGGACATCGGCCGCATGGGCGACGAAGCCGCCTCGGCCGCCGATCCCGCCTGA
- a CDS encoding ArsR/SmtB family transcription factor, with translation MIEQFEFVAKAIADRNRVRILKMLESGPLCVCRITMALDLAPATVSKHLSVLKSAGMILSDKRGRWAYYRLADREVNPYAPAVLAVVGAALAEDPAVLADRRALDSLAAIPAERLCDEGPAVLAGLDRHGLATLGRYKEATPTG, from the coding sequence ATGATCGAGCAGTTCGAATTCGTCGCCAAGGCCATCGCCGACCGCAACCGGGTCCGCATTCTCAAGATGCTGGAATCCGGGCCGCTCTGCGTGTGCCGCATCACCATGGCCCTCGACCTGGCTCCGGCGACCGTGTCCAAGCATCTTTCGGTCCTCAAGTCGGCGGGGATGATCCTGTCGGACAAGCGGGGCCGATGGGCCTATTACCGGCTTGCCGACCGCGAGGTGAACCCGTATGCGCCGGCCGTCCTGGCCGTCGTCGGCGCCGCGCTGGCCGAAGATCCCGCCGTTCTGGCGGACCGCCGCGCCCTCGACAGCCTCGCCGCCATCCCGGCGGAGCGGTTGTGCGACGAGGGGCCGGCGGTGCTGGCCGGCCTCGACCGTCACGGGCTTGCAACACTCGGGCGCTACAAGGAAGCGACCCCCACCGGTTGA
- a CDS encoding ArsR/SmtB family transcription factor, with protein METKQALSCLAALAQETRLAVFRLLVRRGEAGMAAGDIAERVGAPASTLSFHLKELERTGLVTVRRHQRQMLYAVDYGAMRRFLDFLQKDCCQDHPEICGCAPADALPERR; from the coding sequence ATGGAAACAAAGCAAGCCCTCAGTTGCCTGGCTGCGCTCGCCCAGGAAACCCGCCTGGCGGTGTTCCGCCTGCTGGTCCGCCGGGGCGAGGCCGGCATGGCCGCCGGCGACATCGCGGAGCGGGTCGGCGCCCCGGCCTCGACGCTGTCGTTCCACCTGAAGGAACTGGAGCGCACCGGCCTCGTCACGGTCCGCCGCCACCAGCGCCAGATGCTCTATGCCGTCGATTACGGCGCCATGCGCCGCTTCCTGGACTTCCTGCAAAAGGACTGCTGCCAGGACCATCCCGAGATCTGCGGATGCGCCCCGGCCGATGCCTTGCCAGAACGTCGTTGA
- the arsM gene encoding arsenite methyltransferase, which translates to MTTPDIKTLVRERYADAATRASGCCGPSSCGCGSGPGTGVDMIGNAYSQVEGYVAEADLGLGCGLPTRHAAIRAGETVLDLGSGAGIDCFVARRETGDSGRVIGVDMTPEMIARARQNAAKLGYGNVEFRLGEIENLPVEAGAVDIVISNCVLNLVPDKAAAFAEMFRVLKAGGRFCVSDIVSSVALPAPIREAAALHVGCVAGAIVEAEYLALLGQAGFTDVRVVEAKPIPLPDDLLGRYLDARGLEAFRASGTELRSVTVLGTKAASAA; encoded by the coding sequence ATGACCACCCCCGACATCAAAACCCTTGTCCGTGAACGTTATGCCGATGCCGCGACCCGCGCCTCCGGCTGCTGCGGCCCGTCGTCCTGCGGCTGCGGCTCCGGACCGGGCACCGGCGTCGACATGATCGGCAACGCCTACAGCCAGGTCGAGGGCTACGTCGCCGAGGCCGACCTCGGGCTCGGCTGCGGCCTGCCGACCCGCCACGCCGCCATCCGGGCCGGCGAAACGGTGCTCGACCTCGGCTCTGGCGCCGGCATCGACTGCTTCGTCGCCCGCCGCGAAACGGGCGATTCGGGCCGGGTGATCGGCGTCGACATGACGCCGGAAATGATCGCCAGGGCGCGCCAGAACGCCGCCAAGCTTGGCTACGGCAACGTCGAGTTCCGGCTGGGCGAGATCGAGAACCTGCCGGTCGAGGCCGGGGCCGTCGACATCGTGATCAGCAACTGCGTGCTCAACCTGGTGCCCGACAAGGCCGCCGCCTTCGCCGAAATGTTCCGCGTGCTGAAGGCGGGCGGCCGGTTCTGCGTGTCCGACATCGTCTCCAGCGTGGCCCTTCCCGCCCCCATCCGCGAGGCGGCGGCCCTGCACGTCGGTTGCGTGGCCGGCGCCATCGTCGAGGCCGAGTACCTGGCCCTGCTCGGCCAGGCCGGTTTCACCGACGTCCGCGTGGTCGAGGCCAAGCCGATCCCGCTGCCGGACGACCTGCTGGGCCGTTACCTCGACGCACGGGGGCTGGAGGCGTTCCGGGCATCCGGCACCGAGTTGCGCAGCGTCACCGTGCTCGGCACCAAGGCGGCATCCGCGGCCTGA
- a CDS encoding putative zinc-binding protein has product MEKQDSCACNSAPKLIFACSGAADVGAISDQAARHLTRGGVGNMYCLAGIGGRVPGIVKSTEAASAVLAIDGCPIDCARKTLEQAGFSGFRHLQLADLGLKKGHSPVTDEAVGRVVARGAELLGGGSCCAAAE; this is encoded by the coding sequence ATGGAAAAGCAAGACAGTTGCGCGTGCAACAGCGCGCCGAAGCTCATTTTTGCCTGCTCCGGCGCGGCCGACGTCGGCGCCATCTCCGACCAGGCGGCGCGCCACCTCACGCGCGGCGGCGTCGGCAACATGTACTGCCTGGCCGGCATCGGCGGGCGGGTTCCGGGCATCGTCAAGAGCACCGAAGCCGCCTCGGCCGTTCTGGCCATCGACGGCTGCCCCATCGATTGCGCCCGCAAGACCCTCGAACAGGCGGGGTTCTCGGGGTTCAGGCATCTCCAACTGGCCGACCTCGGCCTCAAAAAGGGCCACAGCCCGGTAACCGACGAGGCGGTCGGGCGGGTCGTCGCCAGGGGGGCGGAACTGCTCGGCGGCGGCTCCTGCTGCGCCGCCGCCGAATAG
- a CDS encoding MTH895/ArsE family thioredoxin-like protein has product MKIQILGGGCAKCHALAQHAEAAAKDLGLDYQMEKITDMNRYADFGVAMTPALAVDGVVKVVGKVASVDEIKTLLKG; this is encoded by the coding sequence ATGAAAATCCAGATTCTCGGTGGCGGTTGCGCCAAATGCCACGCCCTGGCCCAGCATGCCGAGGCGGCGGCCAAGGACTTGGGCCTCGACTATCAGATGGAGAAGATCACCGACATGAACCGCTACGCCGACTTCGGCGTCGCCATGACGCCCGCCCTGGCCGTGGACGGTGTGGTCAAGGTGGTCGGCAAGGTGGCCTCGGTGGATGAGATCAAGACCCTTTTGAAGGGATGA
- a CDS encoding permease yields MTWKNEWKALAVGIVGFLSIFFLPIETDRVQGAILEAFHLANWYAQEHVLLCLIPAFFIAGAIGVFLSQASVMKYLGAKANKVLAYGVASVSGTLLAVCSCTVLPLFAGIYRMGAGLGPATAFLYSGPAINVLAIVLTARVLGLELGIARAVGAILFSIVIGLVMHLLFLKEEREKASVAMVMPEAEATRPLWQNALFFASMVGILVFATWGEPAEATGVWAVIWQVKWLVTAAFGLALGGTLVLWFGFAVKKVAIVAAAVALAATLAPDMPLIPFSTGVVAFSYFTSRDKGEIGTWFGVSWDFAKQILPLLFIGVLVAGALLGRPGHEGLIPSEWVSGLVGGNSLAANLFASVVGAFMYFATLTEVPILQGLIGAGMGKGPALALLLAGPALSLPSMLVIRTVLGTRKTLAFVVLVVVMATVSGMLFGTFFG; encoded by the coding sequence ATGACCTGGAAAAACGAGTGGAAGGCCCTGGCCGTCGGCATCGTCGGCTTCCTTTCCATCTTCTTCCTGCCGATCGAGACCGACCGCGTGCAGGGGGCCATCCTCGAAGCCTTCCACCTCGCCAATTGGTACGCCCAGGAACACGTGCTCTTGTGCCTGATCCCGGCCTTCTTCATCGCCGGGGCCATCGGCGTCTTCTTGAGCCAGGCTTCGGTCATGAAGTACCTGGGCGCCAAGGCCAACAAGGTTCTGGCCTATGGCGTCGCCTCGGTGTCGGGCACGCTGCTGGCGGTCTGTTCGTGCACCGTGCTGCCACTGTTTGCCGGCATCTACCGCATGGGCGCCGGTCTGGGGCCGGCCACCGCCTTCCTCTATTCGGGGCCTGCCATCAACGTGCTGGCCATCGTGCTGACGGCGCGCGTCCTCGGGCTGGAACTGGGCATCGCGCGCGCCGTGGGGGCGATCCTCTTTTCCATCGTCATCGGCCTTGTCATGCATCTGCTGTTCCTCAAGGAGGAGCGGGAGAAGGCGTCGGTCGCCATGGTCATGCCGGAAGCCGAGGCGACGCGGCCCCTGTGGCAGAACGCCCTCTTCTTCGCCTCGATGGTCGGCATCCTGGTCTTCGCCACCTGGGGCGAGCCGGCCGAGGCAACGGGCGTGTGGGCGGTCATATGGCAGGTCAAGTGGCTGGTGACGGCAGCCTTCGGCCTCGCCCTCGGCGGCACCCTCGTCCTGTGGTTCGGCTTCGCCGTCAAGAAGGTGGCGATCGTCGCCGCGGCGGTGGCGCTGGCCGCCACCCTGGCGCCCGACATGCCGCTGATCCCGTTTTCCACCGGCGTCGTCGCCTTCTCCTACTTCACGAGCCGGGACAAAGGCGAGATCGGAACCTGGTTCGGCGTGTCGTGGGACTTCGCCAAACAGATCCTGCCGCTCCTCTTTATCGGCGTCCTGGTCGCCGGAGCCCTGCTTGGGCGGCCGGGCCACGAAGGCCTGATTCCCTCGGAGTGGGTTTCCGGTCTGGTGGGCGGCAATTCGCTCGCCGCCAACCTGTTCGCCTCGGTGGTCGGCGCCTTCATGTACTTCGCGACGCTGACCGAGGTGCCGATCCTGCAGGGTTTGATCGGCGCCGGCATGGGCAAGGGCCCGGCTTTGGCCCTGCTGCTGGCCGGGCCGGCGCTGAGCCTGCCCAGCATGCTGGTCATCCGCACCGTCCTCGGGACCAGGAAGACCCTCGCTTTCGTCGTCCTCGTCGTGGTGATGGCCACGGTGAGCGGCATGCTCTTCGGAACCTTTTTCGGCTGA